One Terriglobia bacterium DNA segment encodes these proteins:
- a CDS encoding BadF/BadG/BcrA/BcrD ATPase family protein, whose product MSDEARICGIDVGSTTCKFVLASQCGEILAQGYERHNTRQAEKVFEFLNALESLHGLTPRRDRVFFTGSGAGIIAPLVGAKVVQEVVAVAAAVEKLHPEVRFVSEIGGEDMKTIFFSGTGPSKTKQVLMQSACSGGTGTFIEKTARKLEIPPEQLCKMRYSGHTLHKISSKCGIFAEADANTLLKAGVTVDEIIASLFEAVVYQNLATLTRGNTPAPEILLLGGPNLFFSGLQEAWRHHLTRLWQERQVDLPCGKDPASLIRVPDNALYYAAHGCVEVAMDDSPSAGVYLGSEKLRWWIDEGQHEEKKKTGRGGLWKTPEDLDAFKARYAPENNGHAVPPAPVVTASRPLPPVAVGCDFGSTTAKAVCLSAEKELLFSCYALSKGNPIEDAKVLFRQIRAAVGEGCILSLGITGYGKDLLKSILGADCCVVETIAHASAGLHFFPDADCICDVGGVDVKIMILNNGAVTDFRLNSQCSSGNGAFLQGVAERFNIPMDEMAGRAFRAESIPQLSMGCGVFLQSDIVNQQRKGWQADEILAALCAILPLNVWIYAGGLSNLQSVGRKYILQGGTHKNLAVVKTQVDFILSKVPDADIVVHPYSGEAGAIGAALVALEWSANNPQTNFRGFEAIDRLTYKTTTSPETVCYWCPVNCQRSFIDVQLVGGLGRSWSKVPVNEGWERVIVNNSCPKGLVEDLTEMKVIKTEIEKTKNGFPNVADLVRKEAFRRATV is encoded by the coding sequence GTGAGCGACGAGGCCAGGATCTGCGGAATCGACGTGGGAAGTACGACCTGCAAGTTCGTGCTGGCTTCCCAGTGCGGCGAAATTCTGGCGCAGGGCTACGAGCGCCATAACACCAGACAGGCGGAGAAGGTCTTCGAATTTCTGAACGCTCTCGAAAGCCTGCATGGCCTGACGCCTCGCCGGGACCGCGTGTTCTTTACGGGTTCGGGCGCCGGGATCATCGCGCCGCTGGTGGGCGCCAAAGTCGTTCAGGAAGTCGTTGCGGTCGCGGCTGCCGTCGAAAAGCTGCATCCAGAAGTACGCTTCGTCTCCGAAATTGGAGGCGAAGACATGAAAACCATCTTCTTCAGTGGGACCGGCCCGAGCAAGACGAAGCAGGTTTTAATGCAGTCCGCCTGTTCCGGCGGCACCGGAACTTTCATTGAAAAGACAGCGCGCAAGCTCGAAATTCCTCCGGAACAGTTGTGTAAGATGCGTTACTCCGGTCACACGCTTCACAAGATCAGCAGCAAATGCGGAATCTTTGCCGAAGCGGACGCCAATACTTTGCTCAAGGCCGGTGTCACGGTGGACGAGATCATCGCTTCGTTATTCGAGGCGGTGGTCTATCAAAACCTGGCAACATTGACTCGCGGCAATACGCCGGCGCCGGAAATTCTTTTGCTGGGCGGACCCAATCTTTTCTTCAGCGGACTTCAGGAAGCGTGGCGCCACCACCTGACCCGGCTGTGGCAGGAGCGTCAGGTCGACCTGCCATGCGGTAAGGATCCGGCATCGCTGATCCGTGTTCCCGACAATGCTCTCTATTATGCGGCGCATGGCTGCGTGGAAGTCGCCATGGACGATTCGCCATCCGCCGGCGTTTACCTGGGATCCGAAAAACTACGCTGGTGGATTGACGAAGGTCAGCACGAGGAGAAGAAGAAGACAGGCCGGGGCGGACTTTGGAAGACGCCCGAAGATCTCGATGCCTTCAAAGCACGCTATGCGCCGGAAAACAACGGTCACGCGGTGCCTCCTGCTCCCGTTGTAACCGCTTCGCGGCCCCTTCCACCGGTCGCCGTCGGTTGCGACTTCGGTTCGACAACTGCCAAGGCCGTGTGCCTGTCAGCGGAAAAAGAGCTGCTTTTCTCCTGTTACGCTCTCAGCAAAGGGAATCCGATCGAGGACGCAAAGGTTCTATTCCGGCAGATCCGGGCCGCGGTAGGCGAGGGCTGCATCCTGAGCCTCGGCATCACCGGCTACGGCAAAGACCTCCTGAAAAGCATCCTCGGCGCCGATTGCTGCGTCGTTGAAACCATTGCGCACGCCAGCGCCGGACTTCACTTCTTCCCGGACGCGGACTGCATCTGCGACGTCGGCGGCGTGGACGTCAAGATCATGATCCTGAACAACGGCGCCGTTACGGATTTCCGCCTGAATTCGCAATGCTCGTCCGGAAACGGCGCGTTTCTGCAGGGCGTCGCTGAACGCTTCAACATCCCGATGGATGAAATGGCGGGCCGCGCTTTTCGTGCCGAGTCGATACCGCAGCTTTCGATGGGATGTGGCGTGTTTCTGCAAAGCGACATCGTCAACCAGCAGCGCAAAGGCTGGCAGGCGGATGAAATCCTTGCCGCCCTCTGCGCGATTCTGCCCCTGAACGTCTGGATTTACGCGGGTGGCCTGAGCAACCTTCAATCGGTCGGCAGGAAATACATTTTGCAGGGCGGAACTCACAAAAATTTAGCCGTCGTGAAGACACAGGTGGACTTCATCCTGTCGAAGGTCCCCGATGCGGACATCGTCGTTCATCCGTATTCCGGCGAAGCCGGGGCAATTGGAGCGGCGCTGGTGGCTTTGGAGTGGTCGGCGAACAACCCGCAAACCAACTTCCGCGGGTTCGAGGCCATCGACCGGCTCACCTACAAGACAACCACCTCGCCGGAAACGGTCTGCTACTGGTGTCCGGTCAACTGCCAGCGCAGTTTTATTGATGTCCAACTGGTGGGCGGCCTGGGCCGATCCTGGAGCAAGGTTCCCGTAAATGAGGGTTGGGAGAGGGTGATCGTGAACAACTCGTGCCCGAAGGGTTTGGTTGAAGATTTGACTGAAATGAAGGTCATCAAAACGGAGATCGAGAAGACGAAAAATGGGTTTCCTAACGTTGCCGACCTGGTTCGCAAAGAAGCCTTCCGCCGCGCGACCGTTTAA
- a CDS encoding acyl-CoA dehydratase activase-related protein has translation MGFLTLPTWFAKKPSAARPFKDRSQIRVGIPKVLNIWTTHQFWLGFLMSLGIASENIVFSSDTSEEQGREYGKGRGTVDCCYPVKCISGHYGELIFGLKKKIHILLSPMIHSLPSILHGHVVDTLTCTRVMAGPENIKAGYMKGRDVFNENGIAHVSPFVSLGDRHMVTEQLHSQLKDIFNLDLEETSRAVRDGFTALDAFTEKARNQSRGILDWCAQERKPCILVLARPYHMDTGIGHEIEGDLQAYGYPILWLQYLPGDEDLMKWLFEEDLDSGRIKSPFDIGDVWQSSYSSNTNEIMWGAKVAARCPWITAVVRLSSYECGMDQPTYTPAQKIVEATGTLFFKFGDLDSTKPAGSVRIRVETIVHYMARYSEEIIQRKLARLSPNCPVPRATA, from the coding sequence ATGGGTTTCCTAACGTTGCCGACCTGGTTCGCAAAGAAGCCTTCCGCCGCGCGACCGTTTAAAGACCGTTCGCAGATTCGCGTCGGGATCCCGAAGGTGCTGAACATCTGGACGACTCACCAGTTCTGGCTGGGTTTCCTGATGTCGCTGGGGATCGCTTCCGAGAACATCGTCTTCAGCTCCGACACTTCCGAAGAACAGGGACGTGAATACGGTAAGGGCCGTGGAACCGTCGATTGTTGCTATCCGGTAAAGTGCATCAGCGGTCATTACGGCGAACTGATTTTCGGCCTGAAGAAGAAGATCCACATTCTCCTCAGCCCTATGATTCATTCTCTGCCTTCGATCTTACACGGTCATGTTGTCGACACCCTCACCTGCACGCGTGTGATGGCCGGACCGGAGAACATCAAAGCCGGCTACATGAAGGGACGCGATGTCTTCAACGAAAACGGGATAGCGCACGTTTCACCTTTTGTCAGCCTGGGTGACCGGCATATGGTTACGGAACAACTTCACTCCCAGTTAAAAGACATCTTCAACCTCGATCTGGAAGAAACCTCACGCGCGGTGCGGGACGGGTTCACAGCTTTGGATGCCTTCACGGAAAAAGCCCGCAATCAAAGCCGCGGCATTCTGGATTGGTGCGCGCAAGAGCGGAAGCCTTGTATTCTCGTGCTGGCGCGCCCCTACCATATGGATACGGGCATCGGCCACGAGATCGAAGGAGATCTACAGGCCTACGGATATCCGATACTGTGGCTGCAATACCTCCCTGGCGATGAGGACCTGATGAAATGGCTATTCGAAGAAGACCTGGACTCGGGCCGGATCAAGAGTCCCTTCGATATCGGCGATGTATGGCAGTCATCCTACAGCAGCAACACCAATGAGATCATGTGGGGCGCCAAAGTGGCCGCACGCTGCCCTTGGATCACCGCCGTGGTCCGTCTTTCCAGCTATGAGTGCGGCATGGACCAACCGACTTACACGCCTGCACAAAAGATTGTTGAAGCGACCGGAACGCTGTTCTTCAAATTCGGCGATCTGGACTCGACCAAACCTGCAGGTAGCGTTAGAATTCGGGTTGAGACCATCGTGCATTACATGGCGAGGTATTCAGAGGAAATTATCCAGCGCAAGCTCGCCCGGCTTTCGCCGAACTGCCCGGTCCCGCGGGCGACGGCGTGA
- a CDS encoding SDR family oxidoreductase, translating into MNPNWKWNPVRGEYEMADSLRFQGTGEIPAIDSFRGQTIFIIGSTGFLGKVLLAMILDCFPEFKHLIVLVRGRKDMPAEKRFFSEVLQSPPLEAVIERMGGEQAVRRKVTVLEGDLDRPLCGLPLDRIAELKRKVDIVVNLAGLVDFDPPLNDALVSNVYGTQHVIELVKQLDSRLLHISTAYVTGQKDGYILENTPIAGFFPLRGQREGEEFSVMDELKWCERFIEETRLHRDLQRRGGMNRARQWGWINTYTYTKSMGEQLIAQTPGLQYAIVRPAIVESSLRFPFPGWNEGFTTSAPLVFMGGDGVKSWPVREDGPLEVIPVDLVASGILIVMAALLVGKNKPVYHLATAESNPILFRRLVEFFGMSARSRHKHRKEGSLLINLWKAYSDTHAVSLNTLQSRRARLQQCLDVLQTVLRLGKIMAGRDAVTPYLKRLRHERHQVRAQEILLDKFLPFLLDHSYTFETRNIRETAAMLSNADLKRLKWDPETIDWADYWMNIHTKGIEKWIRPKVLLAGQSAESIKTQLRLTLRRRTV; encoded by the coding sequence GTGAACCCCAATTGGAAATGGAACCCGGTTCGGGGCGAATACGAGATGGCCGATTCCCTCCGGTTCCAGGGAACCGGAGAGATCCCGGCTATCGACAGCTTCCGCGGTCAAACGATCTTCATTATCGGTAGCACGGGCTTCCTGGGTAAGGTCCTGCTGGCGATGATTCTGGACTGCTTCCCCGAATTCAAACATTTGATCGTCCTGGTGCGAGGCAGGAAGGACATGCCGGCGGAGAAACGGTTCTTCTCCGAAGTGCTGCAGTCGCCGCCCCTGGAGGCGGTCATCGAACGGATGGGCGGTGAGCAGGCCGTCCGCCGGAAGGTCACAGTGCTGGAAGGCGATCTCGACAGGCCGTTGTGCGGACTGCCTCTGGATCGGATCGCAGAACTCAAGCGCAAGGTAGACATCGTGGTCAATCTCGCGGGCCTGGTCGACTTCGATCCGCCTTTAAACGATGCATTAGTGTCAAACGTTTATGGGACACAGCACGTTATTGAACTCGTTAAACAGCTCGACTCCAGACTGCTGCACATCTCTACAGCCTATGTCACCGGCCAGAAGGATGGCTACATTCTCGAAAACACACCGATCGCCGGTTTCTTTCCGCTGCGAGGACAGCGTGAAGGCGAAGAGTTTTCGGTAATGGATGAATTGAAGTGGTGCGAACGCTTTATCGAGGAAACCCGGCTGCACCGGGATCTGCAACGGCGGGGCGGCATGAACCGTGCGCGGCAGTGGGGCTGGATCAACACCTACACGTACACGAAAAGCATGGGCGAGCAGCTGATCGCACAAACGCCGGGATTACAGTATGCCATCGTCCGGCCGGCCATCGTTGAATCGTCACTGCGGTTTCCGTTTCCCGGTTGGAATGAAGGATTCACTACTTCAGCGCCACTCGTCTTCATGGGAGGCGATGGTGTCAAGAGCTGGCCGGTGCGTGAGGACGGGCCGCTCGAGGTCATCCCGGTCGATCTGGTCGCCAGTGGCATTTTGATCGTCATGGCTGCGCTTTTAGTTGGGAAAAATAAGCCGGTCTACCATCTTGCTACTGCCGAATCGAACCCGATCTTGTTTCGCCGGCTGGTTGAGTTTTTTGGAATGAGCGCGAGATCCAGACATAAACACAGAAAGGAGGGAAGCCTGCTCATCAACCTGTGGAAAGCGTACTCGGATACTCACGCCGTTTCCTTAAACACGCTGCAATCCCGGCGGGCTCGACTCCAGCAATGCCTCGATGTTCTGCAAACGGTTCTGAGGTTGGGGAAAATCATGGCGGGACGGGACGCAGTGACTCCATATCTCAAACGTCTTCGACATGAACGCCACCAGGTTCGCGCTCAGGAGATACTGCTCGATAAGTTTCTACCCTTCCTGCTCGACCACAGCTATACCTTCGAAACACGCAACATTCGCGAAACAGCTGCAATGCTCAGTAATGCGGATCTTAAGCGCCTGAAGTGGGATCCTGAAACCATCGATTGGGCAGACTATTGGATGAACATCCATACCAAAGGCATTGAGAAATGGATCCGGCCAAAGGTTTTACTGGCGGGACAATCTGCCGAATCAATAAAGACTCAATTGCGCCTGACCCTGCGGCGCCGGACGGTGTGA
- a CDS encoding trypsin-like peptidase domain-containing protein: MKRAAGLLIAAFLIPTAVYAQAIVNDYSKLYEKASPAVVQVTTDDGSGSGFLITRFGHIATNYHVIRNSRYLAVQFPDGRKFKAAVAAVNPQYDMAVLKVNSEVVQNIEPLAILAEEKESTVKVGIPVVAIGSPLNQKFLMTQGILSKVDQDTLLGDFLLQAGNSGGPLMNQEGEVIGINTFGESNIAGAIRVGTLRDFLSSADLMAESMNTEPPANQLRSLSEVRYPVDVLNHKIESEALDFEAYKFKAGDFTVTAITPVLIGKLQVVAEKRRAFNRQERRGQHISDSSSAEHGIEEPYYEWHRSTETSLDYAVTFDIRPESGPTKRGMPARMIPSPLRFGKAGRTEMEFKGEFLEFRLYRDGELVEPIMPGRQVIEGSSDQKNSHFVDQAYAGSYVYSPEEFLTGNEFKVQIIDARNPSQVHKEVVFTADSKLIRQLRADFTFVPNVLISKAP; the protein is encoded by the coding sequence ATGAAAAGGGCCGCCGGCTTGTTGATCGCTGCCTTCCTTATTCCCACTGCTGTTTACGCTCAAGCGATTGTGAACGACTACTCGAAGTTGTATGAGAAGGCATCTCCCGCGGTTGTTCAAGTCACGACGGATGATGGCTCCGGATCAGGCTTTCTGATCACGCGCTTCGGCCATATTGCGACGAACTATCATGTCATTCGCAACTCGCGATACCTGGCCGTGCAGTTTCCGGATGGACGGAAATTCAAGGCGGCAGTGGCAGCGGTGAATCCTCAATATGACATGGCAGTTCTCAAAGTGAACAGCGAAGTGGTTCAGAACATCGAGCCGCTCGCCATCCTGGCGGAAGAAAAAGAGTCCACAGTCAAGGTGGGTATTCCTGTTGTCGCGATCGGTTCTCCGCTGAATCAGAAATTCCTTATGACCCAGGGGATCTTATCGAAAGTCGACCAGGACACTCTCCTTGGCGATTTCCTGCTTCAGGCCGGCAATTCCGGGGGCCCGCTCATGAATCAGGAAGGAGAGGTCATCGGCATCAATACGTTCGGCGAGTCGAATATTGCCGGAGCGATTCGGGTCGGCACGTTGCGGGACTTCCTGTCGTCGGCCGACCTGATGGCCGAGAGCATGAATACCGAGCCGCCTGCGAATCAACTCCGTTCGTTGAGTGAAGTGCGGTATCCGGTCGATGTTCTGAATCACAAAATCGAAAGCGAGGCGCTGGACTTCGAAGCTTACAAATTCAAAGCCGGCGATTTTACGGTCACTGCGATCACTCCCGTGCTTATCGGAAAGCTTCAGGTCGTGGCCGAAAAGAGACGCGCATTTAACCGGCAGGAACGCCGCGGCCAGCACATTTCCGACTCGTCCTCTGCAGAGCATGGGATCGAAGAGCCCTATTACGAATGGCACCGTTCGACGGAAACGTCGCTCGACTATGCCGTGACATTCGACATCCGTCCTGAAAGCGGCCCGACGAAACGCGGTATGCCCGCCCGGATGATCCCGTCGCCGCTGCGTTTCGGCAAGGCCGGCCGCACGGAAATGGAATTCAAGGGCGAGTTCCTCGAATTCCGCCTGTACCGTGACGGAGAACTCGTCGAGCCGATCATGCCCGGCCGCCAGGTGATTGAAGGCAGCTCCGATCAGAAAAACAGCCATTTCGTCGATCAGGCCTATGCGGGCAGCTATGTATATTCACCCGAAGAGTTCCTCACGGGCAATGAGTTCAAAGTACAGATCATCGACGCCCGTAATCCGAGTCAGGTGCACAAAGAAGTGGTGTTTACCGCGGACTCCAAACTCATCAGGCAACTGCGGGCGGATTTTACTTTTGTTCCGAACGTGCTCATTTCCAAGGCTCCATAA
- a CDS encoding acyl-CoA desaturase, with translation MAILIFFVAHWFLSLFSQTFFLHRYGAHRMFTLSPRAERFFYLLTAATQGPSFLVPKAYAVLHRMHHAFSDTEQDPHSPRFFRDPVRMMKHTETIYRGILRKPATAAPEFAAEAPEWETVDKIAGSWYIRVAWGVMYSLFYLRFASSPWLFLLLPFHFQMGVFHGAIVNWCGHRYGYRNYPAHDESRNALPIDFLMMGELYQNNHHRHPKAANFAVRWFELDPAYPIIWLLKQMRIVRYGIGA, from the coding sequence ATGGCGATCCTGATCTTTTTTGTGGCCCATTGGTTCTTATCCTTGTTCTCCCAGACGTTCTTTCTCCACCGTTATGGCGCACACAGAATGTTTACGCTTTCGCCCCGGGCCGAGCGTTTTTTTTACCTGCTCACCGCGGCGACGCAAGGGCCTTCGTTTCTGGTGCCGAAGGCGTACGCGGTTCTGCATCGAATGCATCACGCATTCAGCGATACCGAACAGGATCCGCATTCGCCGCGTTTCTTTCGCGATCCGGTCCGGATGATGAAGCATACGGAGACGATCTACCGGGGAATCCTGCGCAAGCCGGCGACCGCGGCGCCCGAGTTCGCTGCCGAGGCGCCCGAGTGGGAAACGGTCGACAAGATTGCCGGGTCCTGGTATATACGAGTTGCGTGGGGAGTGATGTACTCACTCTTTTATCTTCGCTTTGCCAGTTCACCCTGGCTGTTTCTTCTGTTGCCCTTTCACTTTCAGATGGGTGTTTTTCATGGCGCCATCGTCAATTGGTGCGGACATCGATACGGCTACCGGAATTATCCTGCCCACGACGAGTCCCGCAATGCCCTTCCGATCGATTTCCTGATGATGGGCGAGTTGTACCAGAACAATCATCACCGGCATCCGAAAGCAGCTAATTTTGCCGTGCGTTGGTTCGAACTCGATCCCGCCTACCCCATCATCTGGTTGCTGAAACAGATGCGGATCGTTCGCTATGGAATCGGCGCATAG